The nucleotide sequence AGGTCGGTGCCCAACAGCAGGGTGTCCCCGGGCCGCATGACGTTGGCGAGGGTCGCCAGGAACTGCGCGCGCGGTTCGGGTGTGAGGTTGCCGATCGTAGATCCCAGGAACACGAACAGACGCCGACCGCCTTCGGGAATCTCGGTCAAATGTTCCTCGAAATCGCCGCAGACGGCCTTGATTTCGACGCCCGGGTATTCGCCCTGGATGGCTGTCGCGGTTGCTGAGAGCATCCCGGCGTCGACGTCGAACGGCACGAATCCGCATAGCGACCCGCGGTCGCGCAGCGCGTCGAGCAGCAGCCTGGTTTTCTCGGAGGTTCCGGCGCCGAGTTCGACGAGGGTGTCGGCCTGGCTGGCGGAGGCGATTTCGGCCGAGGACGCCCGCAGGATCTGCGCTTCGGCGCGGGTCGGGTAGTACTCCGGAAGCCGGGTGATCTGGTCGAACAGGTCGCTGCCCACCGAATCGTAGAACCACTTGGGCGGCAACGACTTCGGGGTCTCCTGCAGGCCTTCGAATACATCGCGGCGCAGTGCGCGATGCGCCGAGTCGGCGCCGAGATGGTTGGCCAGCGACAGCGTCATGAAGGTCCTTTCGCGGGATCTAGCGGCGTCAACACGACACCGCCGGCAGTGACTTCGACGAGGTGCCGGTCCGGCACGTCCTCCCAGTCGTACTCGTCGTCGTACGGCTCGCTGGCCAGCACGACCCCGTCGTCACGGCGCAGGATGGACAAGGTATCCCCCCACACCGTAGCCAGCATTCGAGAACCGTTGGCGGCCAACACGTTAAGCCTCGCATCCGGGTCGGCGGCACCGATCTGCGCGACCGTTTCACCCAGCGCGTCCAGGCCGCGCGCGAATATGGTGGCCGCGAGCATCGCACTGTCGCAGACTGATTCGGCAAGCAAGCCAGTCGGCAACACGGCCCGGTCCACGACGCCGTTGTGCGACAACAACCATCGGCCGTCGGTGAACGGCGCGGTAGCGCTGGCTTCGATCGGCATGCCGACGGTCGCCGAGCGCACCGCGGCAACCACGCAGTGGCTGCGCAGTGCGGGCGCCATCGAGTCGAACGACGCGTCGCCCCACAGCGGCGCCGGGCTGCGCCAGCGCCGCGCTACATTGTCTTGCAAGGAAGAATCGAAAAGCCCTACGCCCCAACCGTCGGCGTTCATCAGGCCGTGCTTTTGCCGGCGCGGGGCATAAGACTGCACCCGCAGCGAATGCGGGGGGTCGAGCACCAACGAGGAAATTGCGACCTCGCGCCCGAGCCAACCGAGATGACGGCACATCAGGCGTCCTCGACAGACCACGCCAACCGGACCCCGGAGAAAATCTGCCTGCGGTAGGGATGGTCCCAGTTGCGAAAGCTCGGCCGCAGGATGGCGGACTCCACCGCCCACGATCCGCCGCGCAGCACCCGGTAGTCGCCGTCGAAGAAGGGCTGCGAGTACCGCTCGTAGATCATCGGAACGAACCCGGGCCAGGGCCGCAGCGGTGAGCTGGTCCACTCCCACACATCACCGAGCATCTGCTCGACCCCGTAGGCCGAGGCGCCGCGCGGGTACGCGCCGACCGGCGCGGGGCGCAGCGCGGCGCCGCCGAGGTTGGCGTGGGCCTCCGTCGGCGCCTCGGCTCCCCACGGATAGCGACGGCGGGCGCCGGCCGCCGGGTCCCAGGCGCAGGCCTTCTCCCATTCCGCCTCGGTCGGCAACCGCGCCCCGGCCCAGGCCGCGTAGGCCTCGGCCTCGAAATAGCTGACATGCTGCACCGGCTCATCGGGCGGAACCTCTTCGGCGTGGCCAAATCGGTTGCGGCCGTACGAATTCCAGAATTGCGGCGCGGTCAGGTTCGCGGCCTGACGGTGTTGCCAACCGCGCTCGGACCACCAGCGCGAGTCGTCATAGCCGCCGTCGTCGATGAAGTGTCGCCATTCCCCATTGGTGACCGGAACCCGGCCGATGCGAAACGCCGGCAGGTCGACGACGTGGGCGGGACGCTCGTTGTCCAACGAGTACGGCTCGCTGCCGGCATCCACGCCCAACACGAACGGCCCGCCGGGCACCAGCACCGACGTTCCGGCCAGGCCCGGCCTGCCGGCGGGCAGCGTGACGGTGTCCGGCAACAGCGGCGCGCCGGTGCGCAGGTTGAGCGCCTGCAGCATGGTTTCGTCGTGCTGGTTTTCGTGGCTGACCACCATGCCGAACACAAACTCGCCGTCTTGCCCGTTGCTGTCGGGGAGCGCGTCAAGGGCGTCGAGCACGGCCGATCGCACTGTGCGGCAATAGGAATGCGCCCGCTTCGGAGACAGCAGCGGCAACTCGGCACGGCTCGCGCGGGAGTGTTCGAAGGCGTCGTAGAGGCCCTCGACGGCAGGCGGCAAAATCCCGGGCCGGTTGAGGTCACCACCGCGCAGCAGCCACAGTTCTTCCTGCTGACCGATGTGCGCCAGGTCCCACACCAAAGGGCTCATCAATGGGTCGTACTGCCGACACAGTTCGGCGTCGTCGAAATCGACCAGCCGCAGCGTGCGCGTGCGCGCCCGCGCCAAATCGTCGGCGAGCCCTTCGCGGCGTAGCGCCCGCAAGCGCGGCGCAGCCGGGCGCAGCGGGTCGGAATCATCGGCACATGACGACCGCAAGCGCGGCGCAGCCGGGCGCAGCGGGTCGGAATCATCGGCACATGACGACCGCAAGCGCGGCGCAGCCGGGCGCAGCGGGTCGGAATCATCGGCACATGACGACCGCAAGCGCGGCGCAGCCGGGCGCAGCGGGTCGGAATCATCGGCACATGACGACCGCAAGCGCGGCGCAGCCGGGCGCAGCGGGTCGGAATCATCAGCAGGAGTCACGGGCCCCCTTGTGTCAGCTGCGCGGCCCGCGCAACCTCGGCCGCGATGCCGTGGTCGATCACGCGGTCGGCGAAATCATCACCGGGGCAACGGCCCTTTTCGACGTACCGCACGAGTCGCTCCATCGCGTCGGTGAGCTCGGCGGGCGCCCTTTCCGCGGCGACGGCGACGCAGCGGTTGGCCGCCTCGTAGAGCCGCCGATCACAGAGCCCGAGCCGGGCCGCGTTGTCCCACGCGGTGGCCACCGGCTCGACGGCCTCGGCGGCGATGGCGGCGGCCTCCGGGTCGTCGAGAAGCGCGACCAGCGTGTAGACCACCGCGGGCCAGAAGTCGTCCGGCATGCTATCGAGGTAGCGGATTTCCAGCCATTGCCGCGGGCGCACCGGCGGGAACAGGGTGGTCAGGTGGTATTCCAAATCGGCGACGGTGGGCCGGCGATCGCCGAGCAGCTGTAGGCCGTCAGCCCAGTCGGCAAAGGGCACCCAGTGCGTGACCGGTGCGCAGTCCGCGGTGCCCGGATTGTTGACCAGCATCACGGGCGCTTTGAGCGCGTAGCGCGCCCAGTCGGTCCCCGGGTCGTCGCCGCTGACACCCAGGATCGGCCCGCAGCGCGCCGAGTCCATCTGACCCCACACCCATTGCCGGGTGGACACCCAACCGGAGAATTCGCCGCCCAGCATCGGGGAGTTGGCCGCGATCGCGATCATCGTGGGCCCTAGCGCGTGCGCCAGCCGCACCCGCGCGGCCCAGCCGGCCTGCGGGCCGGCGTCGAGATTGACCTGGACCGACGCCGTCGACGTCATCATCGCCGCGCCCGCCTTTCCGGAATCGCTGGCGGCGAAGAATTGCTCCATCGCGCGGTAGCGTGACCCGGGGTTGATCCGCTGGGGCGAGCGCAGCGGGTCGGAGCCCAGAAAAACCAGTCCGAGCCCGGAATCGGCGAAGACCCTCCGCAGTACGGCCTGGTCATCGCTCATCGCAGCGATGGCCGCCACGACGCCGTCCTCCGGCGGGCCGGACAGCTCGACGGCACCCCCGGGCTCCACGGTGACCGCGCTGCCGCCGGGCAACCGGGGCAGCTGCTTGAGTATCGCGGTGATTTCCTCCCACCGCGGCCTGCGGTAGGGATCGGCCGGGTCGAAACAGTGCGCCTCCAGCTCCAGACCAACGCGGCCGAGGGGTCCATCCGTCAGGCAGCCCTCGGCGATGTACTCCGCGGCCGTGGACGACGAGTCCACCTCCGCTTCGGCGGGGCACGGGGTATCCAGGGTTTTCTTCGAAACCGGCAGAGCGCTGCTGGCGGCGAGCGTCATATCACGATCCCTCCGGATGCGCAGCTAACGGAACGATAGCCGCCACCACTTCATCTACCAGACGGCACCGACATATTCCCGTTCCCGACCGCTTTGGCTGCACGGCTCAGCTGGGTACCCAAAATCATTCGCTACTGCCCCAACGCGTTCTGCATGGCGCCGGCCAGCACGTTGACCGCGGGCCCGGCGTTGCCAGATTGGCAGACCTTGGCCTGCACCAACACATTTTCACGCAGCCGGGTTTGATCGAAGCACCGTCGATCGGTGCCCGCTTCTTGCTTGATCCAGTTTGCGTCGGCACCGGTCGCCGGACCGCCATCGAAGGACCACACCTGCGTGGTCCCGTTGTCCAGGTGCAGTGCGGTGGTCTGTCCCGCGCAGCCCACGGTTCGGTCCACCACTCGATGAAAGGCCCGGCCGGCGGCGTCATTGGTGGCGAATACCCCCACTGCCTGCTTGACGAGGTGGGTTTCGTCGGTTGCCGACGTCTGTGCGGTGGCTCCGTTGAACGACGCCAGGTCGGGGTCGTTGTACACCTCCGGCAACCCGATGTCGGCCCAGTTGTTGCACACCGGAAGGTCGACCCAGAAACCCTGGAATGGCTGGGTGAACACCGACTCCCACCCCATCGGGCCGCCGACAATGTTGCCGACCGACCCCTTGCCGAGGACCGCGTAGGACACCACTCCCGGATCTGACGGGTGGGCTTGCGCGGCCGGGCTCCCGAAGGCTGCGCCTACGCCCAGCACGACGCTGGCCACCGTCGCGGACATCCGCATGGCTCTCGATCATGCCAGGCCCACGACGATCCCGTCGTCCAACTCCTACTGCCCCAAGTTAGTCCGCACTCCTTCTCCGACCTTCTTGCCGAGATCAGGTGACAGCACCGACTCCTCGACACTGCAAGACGTAACCAATGATGTTGTGCGCCAATCAATCTCAGCTTTTGGGGTTGCTACCCTCGGCGGTCACCAAACCGACACCGAGTCCGGTTTGCGGCGCTAGGGACGTGGCGACGGGGCGGGAGGCGGGGACGGAGGCGTCGGCAACTGGCTCGGGCCGCCCGGGCCCATCGGACCAGCGAACGGACCGCCGGGACCACCAGGTCCACCGACCGGCGGCGGAGGCATGCCGGGCCCGCCAGGCTGCCAGGGTCCATAGACCATCGGCGGCCCCCACGCGGGCGGCCCACCGGGCTTGAACCCGCCATGGTGAAAGTGGTGACAGTTGTTGTGCCCGAGGATTATTGCGCCGGAGAAAAAGATGACCGACAAGATAAAGAGGATGCCGGCGACGATCACGACCCACGCCGCCACGGCGTAGAGTCTGGGCGGTTTGGCCCGCGGCGGGGGCGGCGGTGGAGCCGCGGCGACGGACGTCGGCGGGGTCGAGGGTTCGGGCGTTTCAGTCATGCCTTGAATATTGCCTAGCTGATAACCGCAGTAACAGGTTTCGGTCACAAACTTGCTGTGAATTGAGATGCCGCAGTTGGGCGGCGGTTATGGCGACCGACGCGTAGCCCGGCGCTCAGGCGAGCGCCGGGCTACTAGGTTGGCCCGCCGGGGTTATACCTGCAGTCCCCTACGGCGTGTGCGATGGCACGACCGACGACGGGATCTGACTCGGTCCGGGCGCGCCCGGAGCCGCGGGCGCAGGCGCACCCGGCGGGATCGCCCCCGGTGCACCCCAGGGACCGCCGGGCCCGCCAGGACCACCGAATCGGTGCGGATGCCCCATCATCGAGTGGTGCCTGTGGCCGTGGTGATGCCCGTGACCCGAATGCTTGCCGAGGGCGTAGCCGCTGAAGAAGATGACCGAGACGATGAAGACGATCCCGGCGACGATCGCGACCCAGGCCGCGAATTGGAAGACCCGAGGGGTCCGGTGTACCACCTCGACGGGAGCGTCGGGCGGCGGCGCAGTTGCGGTAGCAGTCCGCACGGTGGGGGTTTCAGATGTTTCACTCATGAGACACATGATGCGGGCGTGACCAATAGCCGCCGCTATGCGTTAGTTAAGTACCAGCTATGAGCTAAAAACCGCCGCCTACCTGCCAATAAGCTATTCGGCCCCGCGTCCGGTCCGCTGCTGCAACTCATCGATGAGCTCCGACGCCTGCGCCTTGGTCAAATCCTCCGGAACCTCCAGCCGCGCCTCCTGCGCCAGCGTGTTCAGGTAACTGCGCTGGGGACCGGTCATCGGCTCGTCGCCGGTCACCCAGTCGGCCGTATCTTTCTCCGGGTTCATGTCGTTGGTCGTCATGACGACGGGGATAGCCGTCGCACGCATGTTCGAAACACGTTTCGAATCCCGGGCCGCGGGTGACCCTAGCGGAATGAATAGCAACCCGCGGTCGGTGCCCGCCGACGCGACGCAGCCAACCGAAGAGCAGCGCGAAACCGAAGAGCGCATGGAACATCAAAACGACGACCCGGACGGCCCAGGTTTGCAACAGACACACGATCAGCTCGCCGACTAGAGCACTCGCTAAGGAGAGCCGGGGCTTGTGGGGCGATCATGGTTTTGCGAAACATCATCGGCAGGGCGGCGGTGGAACGGGGGTGGGAACTTATCTGGTCGTCGTCCGTCATGCAGCAATACAACAAAGGCGACACCACCATCAAGGTCCGCTACCTGCATACCGGAGCCATCTGGCACGCCGAGTGGTCACGCGAGGGAGTGCGCCATGACCTCGACCCGCAGCACCCCAACAAGCGGGACGCAATCATCTCCTGGTTGGACGAGTTGGAAGAATAGCCCGGTTCTCCGCAATTGCTCAGCCGGTGGTGTGGACGATCAGGACGTCAGTCTTGGCCTTGCGCGAGACTTCGGACGGAACCGATCCCAGCAGTCGCCCAGCGACGGTGCTCAGACCGACGTTGCCGATGACCAGCAGGTCGGCATCGACTTCCTCGACGAGGTGCACCAGCGCGTTGACGGGGGCGCCGACGATCGCCTTCTCCACGACGTCCTTGGCTCCGGCCTGGTGTGCCCGCTCCCGGGCGTCCTGCAGGATCCGGTAATACGGGGCCTCGCCCACCAACCGGTAGTCCTGGCCGTGATCACTCCCGGGTGGAATGGCGTAGCGGCCCTTCTCCTCGGGGACCGGGAGATGCGCCGTCGCGACGATCAACTTTGCGCCGTGCTCCGCAGCAATCGCGCTTGCGCGGTCCACCGCACGCATCGAAGAGTCCGAGCCATCGGTGCCGACTACGACGGTCTGATAGGCGCTCATTTCGGGAAGTCTAGGGCGCGGGGGGGCTCGTTAGAAGAACCGGTCCGGCGTCGGGTCTCCGCAGCAGCACTGGGTAAGGCAGGCCCGCGGCTACGGCTCTCCGTTTGCACCGTTCTTACCGATGAGTCCGGCCTTACCGCCGGCGCCGCCCGGGCCGGGGCCTAAGACGCCGCTTCCGCCGGCGCCACCGTGGCCGCCGTTGCCAACTAGCAACGCGTCGCCGCCCGCCCCGCCCTGATGGCCGAAGCCGTTGCCCGGACTATCCCCGCCCTGACCGCCGGCTCCTCCGTTGCCGATCACCCCGGCCGCACCGCCATCGCCGCCGAAGCCGGAAGAGTCGCCGCTTCCCCCATGGCCACCGTGGCCGCCGTTGCCGATGAGCATCGCGCGGCCGCCGTCGCCGCCGTTGCCGCCTTCCCAAAACCCTTCGGGACCGCCCTGCCCGCCAGCGCCGCCGTCGCCGCCGTTGCCAATCAGCCCGGCATTACCTCCGGCCCCCCCAGTGCCAGCCGGGGAGAGCGCGCCGTCGGCGTTGCCCCCGGTGCCACCAGCCCCACCGGCGCCGAACACCAGGCCCCCGGCACCGCCGGCACCACCCCGACCACCGGCATACAAGCCTTCGCCGCCATTGCCGCCCATGCCCCCGGTGCCGAGAAGTAGCCCACCGGCACCGCCGGCACCGCCAGCCCCAGCGAATCCGCTGCCTGGATCGGAAAAGGACAACGAGGGCTGACCGTCACCGCCCTTGCCGCCATTCCCGATCAGGCCGGCCGAACCGCCCTTACCGCCGGCACCACCGGGCACGCCGGACGCGCCGTTACCGCCGTTGCCGTACAGCCAACCGCCGTCGCCGCCGGCCTGGCCCGTCCCCGCCGCCCCGTTGGCGCCATTGCCGACCAGCGGGCGCCCCGTCGCGGCGGCGACGGGCGAAAACACCGCCAGGCTCTGCGCCGCCGACACCACCGCCGCCAACGGCGACACATTCGCCGCCTCGGCGGCTGCATAGGCGCTCCCGGCTCTGTTCACCGCGCCCTCAAACTGCGCATGAAACGCAGCGGCCCGACCGCTGAGCGCATGAAAGTCCCGCGAGTGACTCGAAAACAGGGCCGCGATGGCGGCAGATACCTCATCCATCGCCGCGGCCACGATCCCCGTCGTAGGGGCCGCCGCGGCCGCATTGGCGGTGTTGAGCTCCGAGCCGATACGGGCCAAATCCGTCGCCGCCGCGGTCAGCATCTCGGGCAATGCGATTACGTACGACACGGCCGTTCCCCTTTCAGTCCCCGCGATACCGCTCCACTTGGGAACCGTCACACGCACAAGGTGGGACGACCTCAGTAGCGCACTACTGCAGTTCGCCCTCCGATCAGGGCTTGAACGGATTGACCGCGAACTGGATCACCCGGTACGGCGCCGAAACCCGAGCACGGGTATCCCACTGGCTGACGAAGATCCGCAACTCGTCGAGGGTCGAGCCGGGTGAGATGTATCCGCCGTAGGGCTGCGCGAGTCGATTGTCGTAGGGCGGCGGCAGGCTTTCCGCCGGGTCGGGCCACTCATCGTGCTGCACCACCGTCGTCACCGGGGCATCGCCCAGCGACGTCGGATCGATGGCGACCCGGACCTCCATGTTGCCCGTGTCGGCGTTGAAATAGGACAGCACGGTTTTGCCGTCGATCTGGCGGACGGACATCTCACCCACCTTGTCCGGCCATAGCGGCGTGGGCTTCTTGCCCCAGCCACCGTCGGGTCCGGTGGCCCACCCCTGCCATGTGGACCGGTCGATGAAGGTCTGCGGGGTCGCCCGATACAGCGTCACCGGATCTCTCCGGGTGAAGCTGTTGGCCACGATGTACACCCACCCACTCGGCGAATCGGGGGTCGGGATGGGGTCGTAGTACCCGCTGATCTGCGTCTGCGCGCCGCCCTGGTACGACGCGGCGCGCCGGGTTCCCGCGATGGTCTGCCACCCGGCGCGGGCCGGCTCGGCCAGCACCAGCCGCGAATTCTGCGGTTCCAGGTTCTTCGTGGTGGTCACCATCAGGTAGTTGTGCCGGTTGATCTCCACCACTCCGGCGGGCAGCTGCGAGGTGCCGGGCGGCGTGGGGTCGGCCAGCAGGGGCTTGCTGATTCCGGTGACGCCCGTGTACCGCACGCCGGCGGGGTCATCGACCGACGACGTGTCGACGTGCAGCGCGATGGGCGAGTACCAGCCACCGAACCCCACGCCCTGGCCGGCGAAGCTGTCGCCGCAGACCTGCAGCAACTCGGTGGGGAAATCGACAAACTCACACAGGTCGGTCGCGCCGATGCCGTAGTCACCGGTGGGGGTGCCGGTGCCGGCCGTCGGGCCGATCCGCAATACCTGACCCCGAGCCAGCGGCGGCAGGATCGGCTGAGGGACAGGCGCCGCAGGATCGGCGTGGGCGACCGAAAAGCATTGCGGGGCAAGCAGACACGCGGCAAACACGAAGCGCCGCGCGGCCGTGATCACAACTCGGCGGCCAGCAGCTCGGCGATCTGGATGGTGTTCAACGCCGCCCCCTTGCGCAAGTTGTCGCCCGAGACGAACAGCGCCAGACCCCGTCCGCCGGGCACGCCCTCGTCGCGCCGGATCCGGCCGACCAGCGAGTCGTCGACTCCGGCGGCGGCCAGCGGCGTCGGCACGTCAACCAGCTTCACGCCCGGCGCCCCGTCGAGCAGTTCGGTGGCCCGCTCCGGCGACAGCGGCCGCGCGAACTCGGCGTTGATCGACAGCGAATGCCCGGTGTACACCGGAACGCGCACACAGGTGCCGCTGACGGGCAGGTCGGGAATGCCGAGGATCTTGCGGCTCTCGCTGCGCAGTTTCTGGTCCTCGTCGGTCTCCCCCGAGCCGTCGTCCACCAGCGACCCGGCCAGCGGCAGCACGTTGAAGGCGATCGGCGCGACGTAAGCCTTCGGCGCGGGGAATGCCAGCGCGGCGCCGTCGTGCACCAGCTGTTCGGCGTCATCGACGACGGCGCGGGCCTGCTCGCCCAGTTCCGCCACCCCGGCCAGGCCGGTGCCCGACACCGCCTGATAGGTCGAGGCCACCAGGCGCACCAGCTGGGCTTCGTCGTGCAGCACCTTGAGGACGGGCATCGCGACCATGGTGGTGCAGTTCGGGTTGGCGATGATGCCCTTCTTGAGAGACCCGGGCCCCGCGGCGACATCTCTTGCGAAGTTCACCTCCGACACCACCAGCGGCACGTCCGGGTCCTTGCGCCACGCCGACGAGTTGTCGATCACCGTCACCCCCGCCGCGGCGAACCGCGGCGCCTGCACCAGCGACATCGTCTTGCCCGCGGAGAACAGCGCGATGTCCAATCCGGTCGGGTCGGCCGTCGCGGCGTCTTCGACCTCGATCTCCTGGCCGCGGAACGGCAGCTTGCGGCCCTGCGAGCGGGCCGACGCGAAAAACCGCACCGAGGTCGCCGGGAAGTCGCGCTCGTCGAGCAATGCGCGCATCACCTGGCCCACCTGACCGGTGGCACCGACTACACCGATGGCAACCATCTATCTCCCCGTCCCCGCATACACCGTCGCCGTCTCCTCGCCGCCGAGGCCGAACGCCTCATGCAACGCGACGACGGCCTTGTCTAGTTCAGTGTCGCGGCACAGCACCGAGATGCGGATCTCGGACGTGGAGATCAGCTCGATGTTGACACCCACCTCGGCCAGCGCCTCACAGAAGGTCGCCGTAACGCCGGGATGGCTGCGCATGCCCGCCCCGATCAGCGACACCTTCCCGATGTGGTCGTCGTAGAGCAGC is from Mycobacterium conspicuum and encodes:
- the egtA gene encoding ergothioneine biosynthesis glutamate--cysteine ligase EgtA, coding for MTLAASSALPVSKKTLDTPCPAEAEVDSSSTAAEYIAEGCLTDGPLGRVGLELEAHCFDPADPYRRPRWEEITAILKQLPRLPGGSAVTVEPGGAVELSGPPEDGVVAAIAAMSDDQAVLRRVFADSGLGLVFLGSDPLRSPQRINPGSRYRAMEQFFAASDSGKAGAAMMTSTASVQVNLDAGPQAGWAARVRLAHALGPTMIAIAANSPMLGGEFSGWVSTRQWVWGQMDSARCGPILGVSGDDPGTDWARYALKAPVMLVNNPGTADCAPVTHWVPFADWADGLQLLGDRRPTVADLEYHLTTLFPPVRPRQWLEIRYLDSMPDDFWPAVVYTLVALLDDPEAAAIAAEAVEPVATAWDNAARLGLCDRRLYEAANRCVAVAAERAPAELTDAMERLVRYVEKGRCPGDDFADRVIDHGIAAEVARAAQLTQGGP
- a CDS encoding sensor domain-containing protein, producing the protein MRMSATVASVVLGVGAAFGSPAAQAHPSDPGVVSYAVLGKGSVGNIVGGPMGWESVFTQPFQGFWVDLPVCNNWADIGLPEVYNDPDLASFNGATAQTSATDETHLVKQAVGVFATNDAAGRAFHRVVDRTVGCAGQTTALHLDNGTTQVWSFDGGPATGADANWIKQEAGTDRRCFDQTRLRENVLVQAKVCQSGNAGPAVNVLAGAMQNALGQ
- a CDS encoding universal stress protein, yielding MSAYQTVVVGTDGSDSSMRAVDRASAIAAEHGAKLIVATAHLPVPEEKGRYAIPPGSDHGQDYRLVGEAPYYRILQDARERAHQAGAKDVVEKAIVGAPVNALVHLVEEVDADLLVIGNVGLSTVAGRLLGSVPSEVSRKAKTDVLIVHTTG
- the egtB gene encoding ergothioneine biosynthesis protein EgtB; this encodes MRALRREGLADDLARARTRTLRLVDFDDAELCRQYDPLMSPLVWDLAHIGQQEELWLLRGGDLNRPGILPPAVEGLYDAFEHSRASRAELPLLSPKRAHSYCRTVRSAVLDALDALPDSNGQDGEFVFGMVVSHENQHDETMLQALNLRTGAPLLPDTVTLPAGRPGLAGTSVLVPGGPFVLGVDAGSEPYSLDNERPAHVVDLPAFRIGRVPVTNGEWRHFIDDGGYDDSRWWSERGWQHRQAANLTAPQFWNSYGRNRFGHAEEVPPDEPVQHVSYFEAEAYAAWAGARLPTEAEWEKACAWDPAAGARRRYPWGAEAPTEAHANLGGAALRPAPVGAYPRGASAYGVEQMLGDVWEWTSSPLRPWPGFVPMIYERYSQPFFDGDYRVLRGGSWAVESAILRPSFRNWDHPYRRQIFSGVRLAWSVEDA
- a CDS encoding PE family protein; amino-acid sequence: MSYVIALPEMLTAAATDLARIGSELNTANAAAAAPTTGIVAAAMDEVSAAIAALFSSHSRDFHALSGRAAAFHAQFEGAVNRAGSAYAAAEAANVSPLAAVVSAAQSLAVFSPVAAATGRPLVGNGANGAAGTGQAGGDGGWLYGNGGNGASGVPGGAGGKGGSAGLIGNGGKGGDGQPSLSFSDPGSGFAGAGGAGGAGGLLLGTGGMGGNGGEGLYAGGRGGAGGAGGLVFGAGGAGGTGGNADGALSPAGTGGAGGNAGLIGNGGDGGAGGQGGPEGFWEGGNGGDGGRAMLIGNGGHGGHGGSGDSSGFGGDGGAAGVIGNGGAGGQGGDSPGNGFGHQGGAGGDALLVGNGGHGGAGGSGVLGPGPGGAGGKAGLIGKNGANGEP
- the egtD gene encoding L-histidine N(alpha)-methyltransferase encodes the protein MTLSLANHLGADSAHRALRRDVFEGLQETPKSLPPKWFYDSVGSDLFDQITRLPEYYPTRAEAQILRASSAEIASASQADTLVELGAGTSEKTRLLLDALRDRGSLCGFVPFDVDAGMLSATATAIQGEYPGVEIKAVCGDFEEHLTEIPEGGRRLFVFLGSTIGNLTPEPRAQFLATLANVMRPGDTLLLGTDLVKDADRLVRAYDDAAGVTAQFNRNVLAVINRELDADFDIDAYQHVARWNLDEERIEMWLRSQRGQRVRVGALDLTVEFAAGEEMLTEVSCKFRPDGVSAELADAGLRRIRWWTDDAGDFGLSLAVK
- a CDS encoding aspartate-semialdehyde dehydrogenase — protein: MVAIGVVGATGQVGQVMRALLDERDFPATSVRFFASARSQGRKLPFRGQEIEVEDAATADPTGLDIALFSAGKTMSLVQAPRFAAAGVTVIDNSSAWRKDPDVPLVVSEVNFARDVAAGPGSLKKGIIANPNCTTMVAMPVLKVLHDEAQLVRLVASTYQAVSGTGLAGVAELGEQARAVVDDAEQLVHDGAALAFPAPKAYVAPIAFNVLPLAGSLVDDGSGETDEDQKLRSESRKILGIPDLPVSGTCVRVPVYTGHSLSINAEFARPLSPERATELLDGAPGVKLVDVPTPLAAAGVDDSLVGRIRRDEGVPGGRGLALFVSGDNLRKGAALNTIQIAELLAAEL
- a CDS encoding DUF3072 domain-containing protein is translated as MRATAIPVVMTTNDMNPEKDTADWVTGDEPMTGPQRSYLNTLAQEARLEVPEDLTKAQASELIDELQQRTGRGAE
- a CDS encoding DUF4185 domain-containing protein, which translates into the protein MITAARRFVFAACLLAPQCFSVAHADPAAPVPQPILPPLARGQVLRIGPTAGTGTPTGDYGIGATDLCEFVDFPTELLQVCGDSFAGQGVGFGGWYSPIALHVDTSSVDDPAGVRYTGVTGISKPLLADPTPPGTSQLPAGVVEINRHNYLMVTTTKNLEPQNSRLVLAEPARAGWQTIAGTRRAASYQGGAQTQISGYYDPIPTPDSPSGWVYIVANSFTRRDPVTLYRATPQTFIDRSTWQGWATGPDGGWGKKPTPLWPDKVGEMSVRQIDGKTVLSYFNADTGNMEVRVAIDPTSLGDAPVTTVVQHDEWPDPAESLPPPYDNRLAQPYGGYISPGSTLDELRIFVSQWDTRARVSAPYRVIQFAVNPFKP
- the egtC gene encoding ergothioneine biosynthesis protein EgtC; this encodes MCRHLGWLGREVAISSLVLDPPHSLRVQSYAPRRQKHGLMNADGWGVGLFDSSLQDNVARRWRSPAPLWGDASFDSMAPALRSHCVVAAVRSATVGMPIEASATAPFTDGRWLLSHNGVVDRAVLPTGLLAESVCDSAMLAATIFARGLDALGETVAQIGAADPDARLNVLAANGSRMLATVWGDTLSILRRDDGVVLASEPYDDEYDWEDVPDRHLVEVTAGGVVLTPLDPAKGPS